Below is a genomic region from Ferribacterium limneticum.
GCCGGCGCGCCCGGCCACAGTCCATGGTCGGTCGTCATGCCATTGCGATTGGGCAGCAGTTTCTGGACTTCGCCGATATTCTTGTCGGACAGCACAAAGTCAGCCGGCACGATTTCCTGCAGATTGAGCAGGTAGGCCAGGATGGCGAAAACCTCGTCCGGCTTGAGCGACTTCGGCGCCGTCCAGGGCATGGCGCGCTGGATGTAGTCGAAGACCGTCGAAATCGTTGCCACTTTGGTAAAGGTCGTGCGCTGCGGCAGTTCGCCGGAGGACAGGCCCTTGACGTTGCCGGCCTTGATGTCGTCCTTGGTCGTGCCGCCGGCGAGCGGCGTGAACACCTCGTTCGACTCGCCGAAGGAGCCGTGGCAGGACGCACACTTTTCCTCGAACAGCTCGTTGCCGCGCTCGACATTGCCCGATCCTTTGGGCAAGCCCTTGAAGTCCGGGCGAACGTCGATGTCCCAAGCCTTCACTTCGGCCGCGGTAGCCGGCCGGCCGACGCCCTGATAGTTCTCGAAGGCGATTGCTGCGGTCGACGCGGAAAAAAGGGCAAAAACGAAAAGCGGCTTAGAGAACCTGAACATTGCTGACCTCCCCGCTTTCAACCACTTTCCACGACTGGATGGCGTTGTTGTGATAAATCGACTTGGTACCGCGGACCGCACGCAACTGCCCATAACTCGGCTGGACAAAGCCGGTCTCGTCGATGGCCCGCGACTGCAGGATGGCCGGCGAGCCGTCCCACACCCAGTTGGTGTTGAAACGGGTCAGCGCCTTGTTCTGGATCGGTCCTTCGAGACGCGCCGTCTGCCAATTGACGCCACCGTCGAACGAGACATCGACCTGCTTGATCTTGCCGCGACCGGACCAGGCGAGGCCGGAGACGTTGTAAAAGCCCTTGTCGAGCAGCGTCTGGCCACCGGACGGGGTGGTGATCACTGACTTGGCTTCCTGGATCGAACTGTACTGGCGATGCTGGCCGCTCGGCAGGAGGTCGATGTAATGCACCGCCTCGTCCTTGGTGGCGTAAGGCTTGTCGCCCACTTCGATGCGACGCAGCCACTTGACCCACGACACACCCTGGACGCCCGGCACGACGAGGCGCAGCGGATAGCCGTTTTCCGGCCGCAGCATTTCGCCGTTCTGGCCGTAGGCGACGAAGACTTCGCCGGATTCGACCATTTCCATCGGGATGGTGCGCGTCATCGAGGAGCCATCTGCCCCCTCTGCCAGCACGTAACGCGCCTTCTTGTAATCGACACCGCAGTCTTCCAGCAGCACCTTGAGCGGCACGCCGGTGAATTCGGAGCAGGACAGCATGCCGTGCGTGTATTGCACGGTCGGCACGGCGACATTGCCCCACTCAAGGCCGGTGTTGGCGCCGCATTCGATGAAGTGGATGCGCGACACTGAGGGCAGACGCATCAGTTCGTCCAGCGTATAAACCTTGGCCTTCTTGAGCAGCGAATCATCCGAGCCATTGACCATCAGGCGATGCTTGGACGGATCGATGTCGTGCCAGCCCTGGTGATGGCGCTCGAAATGCAGGCCGGACGGCGTGATGATGCCGAACAGACCCTGCAGCGGCGCAAACGACACCGAAGCGCCGCCGACGCGGGCCAGACCCGGCGATTCACGACGCAGCAACTGGCTTTCGTACTTTGACGGCATGCCGTACGGGTTGGTTGCTACCGGCAGACCGAGCGAGGTTGTCCACGCCGGATTTTCCAGGATATTGATGTCACCCTCACTGGCCGCGCGCGCTGCCATCGGTGCGGCCAGAGCAGCACCGGCGGCGAGGAAGCTCTTGCGCAGGAAGTCGCGGCGACCGCTGCCGACCGCCTTGACCTGCTCTTCCGACAAAAAGTTCTCCGGTGCGGGCCGCAGACGCCCCGGTTGTTTCACGATGTCACCCATATGGACAAACCCCTCTGCTTAATTGACGTCAGTACTGCAATTCACCGGCGACACCCCCAACTCATCGCCCAGATCGCGGCTTGCCACCGAGATGCTGACCGTTCGGCAGATGTCGACAAAATTCGGATCGATCACGCGATACATGACCGAACTTCCTTCGCGCCGCCGGTCGACTACGCCGGCCCGGTACAGGATGTTCAGATGCCGCGAGATGTTGGCCTGGGTCAGGCCGATTTTCTCAACCACCTCATGAACCGGACGTTCCTCGGCGCACAAGCACGAAAGAATGCGCAAACGGGTCGGATCGGCGAGCAATCCGAAGTAGTGCGCTACCTGTTCGAAAACCTGTAATGTCTCGTCCAATGTCTCGTCCATATCGTTCTTTTGATTTCAATCAAGAATCAATGTATAACTGCGTACTTATATAGTCAACTACTAATATTGTTGCGATGCAGCATGCAATTTGTGCGAAAGGCTTATAACCTTGGCACTACGCTGATACGGACAAATCAAAAATAATTTTGGCTATATATGGCGTATCGACAACACTAGAGGAGATGTCTCGATGAAACCGTTTGCTCCCATAGCCGCCCTGTGCCTGCTGGCTTTTGCCAGCGCCTCGCAGGCGGCCGATCCAAACCTCGGCCGCAACCTGGCCGCCACCTGCGCCAACTGTCACGGCACCAACGGCAACGCCATCAAGGGCTCCGGGATGGATGCCCTGGCCGGCATGGAAAAAGCCAAAATCCTGCAAAAACTGGCCGAATTCAAGAGCGGCGACAAGCCCGCCTCGATCATGCATCAGATCTCCAAAGGCTACACCGATGGCCAGCTTGATCTGATCGCCGGCTATTTCGCCGCACAAAAATAAGGGGAGATGACCATGATGCTGATGAAAAGACGTGATTTCCTGAAAGTCGGTGCGGCAGCCGGTGCAATGGCTTCCCTCTACGGCTGCGCCGGCGGTAGCAAGGCCAGCGGCCATGTCGTCGTGGTCGGCGGTGGCTACGGCGGAGCCACGGTCGCCAAGTACCTGCGCATGTGGAGCGAAGGCAGCGTGCAGGTGACGCTGATCGAGCGCAACCCGACCTTCATTTCCTGCCCGATCTCCAACCTGGTCATTGGTGGCACCAAGACCATGGAAGACATCACAATCAGTTATGACGGTCTGAAGAGCAAATGGGGCGTCCGTGTCGTCCAGGACGACGTTGTTGCGGTCGACGCCGCCAAGAAGACCATTTCCCTGAAGGCTGGCGGCGCCATGTCCTACGACCGCCTGGTCCTCTCACCGGGCGTCGATTTCATGTTCGACCAAATCCCCGGCCTGAACAACGCCGATGCCCAGTCGAAGATTCTTCACGCCTGGAAGGCCGGCGCCCAGACCGTCGCCCTGCGCAAGCAACTGGAATCGATGAAGGACGGCGGCACCTACGCCATCGCCATCCCCAAGGCGCCCTACCGCTGCCCACCCGGACCCTACGAGCGTGCCTGTCTGGTCGCCAACTACTTCAAGCAGAGCAAGCCGAAATCCAAGGTCGTCATCCTTGATGCCAACGAAGACGTGATGTCCAAGAAAGGCCTGTTCACCAAGGCCTGGAGCGATCTCTACAAGGGCATGATCGAATACCGCAACAACAGCGAAGTGAAGGATGTCGAAGTCGCCACCAACACCGCCGTGCTCGAATTCGACAAGTTCAAGGCCGACGTACTCAACGTTATCCCGCCGCACCGCGCCGGCGATATCGCCGCCAAGTCGGGCATCAAGCTGATCAACAATCGCTGGGTGGACATCAACTGGCTATCGATGGAATCGACCAGTACACCAGGCATCCACGTGCTTGGCGACGCCATCTTCCCGGCCCCGACCATGCCGAAATCGGGCCACATGGCCAACCAGCACGGCAAGCTCGCCGCTGCCGCCATCCTGAATCAGCTGGCCGGCCTGGAGCCGAACCCGGAGCCGGTCGTCATGAACACCTGCTACAGCTTCGTCGACGCCAAGAACGTCATTCACGTTTCGTCGGTGCACCAATACGACGCAGCGACCAAGACCGTGCAACCGGTCAAGGGCGCTGGCGGCGTCTCGGCCGCCCGCAATGAACTGGAAGGCAAGGTAGCGATGGGCTGGGCGAAGAACATCTGGGCCGACATGCTGACCTGATTTCGCCGGCAGCAAAAAGCAGAAGGCCGCCAATTTGGCGGCCTTTTCGCATTTGGTGACGCGTTTTTTCTCAGTCCAGGGTTGCGATGTACTCGGCAACGGCATGCGTCTCGAGCTCAGACAGCTTCGAAGCAATGGTATGCATGACTGCGTTGTCGTTGGTCCGTTCACGCTTATTGAACTGCTTCAACTGATCCTCGATGTAACGCGGATGCTGCCCGGCCAGGCGCGGCAACTGCGGCGTTCCCAGTCCCTTGGCGCCATGGCAGGTCGAACAGGCCGGCAAGCCGGTGAACTGGTTGCCGCGGTTGAAGACGAATTTGCCAACGGCGAGCAGTTCCTGATCTCTAGCTGCGCGAGGCCCGACCACCTTGGCCTGAAAGAAAGCACCGAGCGCTTTCATTTCGGCTGGCGTCAATTCCTCGGCCTGCGGTTTCATGGTGTCGCTATTGCGCTTGCCGGACTTGAAATCAGCCAACTGTTTGGCGATGTAGTCGCCATGTTGCCCGGCCAGGCGAGGGAAAACCGGGCTGGCCGATTCGCCTTCGAGGCCGTGACAGAGAAAGCAGCGTCCGGAAACGATCTCTTCGGCGCGAGCCAGATCGACCGCCTCGGCAGCCAATACAGGCATGGAACAAACGGCGGCAAGCACGGCCCCGGCGATCTGTATTGCAACTCTTTTCATTTCCCCCACCCCCCGCATAAAAGTAAATCATTAAATCATGATTTTCTTACGGCGTGCTTGCAAGCGTCAGGCGTGGCCCGTGCTGCCAAAACCACCTTCGCCACGGTGACTCGCGTCAAAGTCCTCAACAATATTGAATCCAACCTGCAGGACGGGAACGATGATCAGCTGCGCAATGCGGTCCAGCGGATTGAGCGTAAAGGTAACGCTGCTGCGGTTCCAGACCGACACCATCAGTTCGCCCTGATAGTCGCTGTCGATCAGCCCGACCAGATTGCCGAGCACGATGCCATGCTTGTGGCCGAGCCCCGAGCGCGGCAGGATCATCGCCGCCAGGCCCGGATCGGCCAGATGAATCGCCATGCCGGTCGGCACCAGCGTGGTTTGGCCCGGAGCGACATGGATAGGCGCCTCGATACAGGCGCGCAGATCAAGCCCGGCCGAACCGGGAGTGGCGTAATGCGGTGGCGTCTCGTGCAGGCGGTTGTCGAGAATTTTTACGTCGATTTGATGCATCAGTGTTTCCCCGTCAAGGTAGCGATGTGTTCAATTAATTGCCGGGCCAGTACCGCCTTGGGCGCCGGCGTCAGCGGATGGACACCGGCATCGTCGAACAACACGAGCCGGTTGTCATCGCCGCCGAAACCGTCCTGGATCAGGTTGCCGGCGATCAGCGGGATATTCTTCTTGCGCCGCTTGGTCTGCGCATACTCTTCCAGATTGCGGCTCTCGGCCGCGAAGCCGACGCAGAACGGGCCATTTGCCAGCGCCGCCACTTCGGCCAGGATGTCCGGGTTCTCGATCAGTTCAATCGGCGGAATACCGCCGCTATCCTTCTTGAGCTTGTGTTCGGCCGCATTGGCAACGCGGTAATCGGCCACCGCGGCGACGCCGATGAAGATGTCCGACGTAGCAGCGCGCGCCATCACGGCAGCGTGCATGTCGAGCGCACTCTGCACGTTGACACGGTCGACGCCCTGCGGAGCCGAAAAACCGACCGGCCCTGAAACCAGGGTCACCTCGGCACCAGCCTGTCGCGCGGCACGGGCGACGGCGTAGCCCATGCGCCCGGACGACAGGTTGGTGATGCCGCGCACCGGGTCGATGGCCTCGAAAGTCGGCCCGGCGGTGATCAGAACCTTGCGGCCGGCCAGCAGTTTTGGCGTGAAGAAGGCAATGACCTCTTCAAGAATCTCCTCGGGTTCCAGCATGCGGCCGGCGCCAACCTCGCCACAAGCCTGCTCGCCGCTGGCCGGGCCAAGCATCTGCACGCCATCGGCCTGCAATTGAGCGACATTGCGTTGCGTCGCCGGGTTTTCCCACATCTGGCGATTCATCGCCGGGGCGACGAGCAGCGGACAGTCGCGGGCCAGTACCATGGTCGCCAGCAGATCATCAGCCATGCCGTGCGTGATGCGGGCGAGGAAATCGGCTGAAGCTGGGGCCACGAGTATGAGATCAGCCTGGCGCGACAGATCGATGTGGGCCATCGCGTTAGGCATCCGGGCATCCCACTGGTCGAGATAGACCGGCTTGCCCGACAACGCCTGAAAGGTGGTCGCCGTTACGAAATGCGTCGCCCCTTCGGTCATCGCCACCTGCACCTCGGCGCCCTGCTTGCCGAGCAGGCGAACCAGCTCAGCCGCCTTGTAGGCAGCGATGCCGCCGGTGACGCCGAGAACGATGCGTTTTCCCTGTAATTCCATTGTCTTGCCATTAGAATTGGACTCCGCACATTCTAACGGAAAAGAATATGGCGATTACCGACTGGCCCGAAGGTGAACGACCGCGTGAGCGACTGCTGGCACACGGCCCGGAAGCGCTTTCCGATGCCGAACTGCTGGCTATCTATTTGCGCGTTGGCGTACGTGGCAAAAGTGCCGTCGATCTGGCGCGCGATCTGTTGCAGCGTTTCGACGGCCAGCTTGGCACCCTGGCCGAAGCGTCGCTCACTGAACTGGCCAGCGTTTCGGGCATCGGCATGGCCAAGGCCGCCCAGTTGAAAGCCAGTTTCGAACTAGCCAGGCGCGCACTGTCGCAGGACATGGCGACGCGCGACAGCTTCACCTCGCCGGGCAAGGTCCGCGACTGGCTGCGCCTCAAGCTGGCCAGCCGCGGCCATGAAGTCTTCATGGCCTTGTGGCTGGATGCCCAGAACCGCCTGCTCAAAGCCGACGAACTGTTCTCCGGAACGCTGACCCAGACGTCGGTTTACCCGCGCGAAGTCGTCAAGGCGGCACTGGCCAACAACGCGGCCGCGGTGATTTTGGCGCACAATCATCCGTCCGGCATTGCCGAGCCGTCGCGGGCCGACGAGATGCTGACGCGATCGCTGAAAGACGCCCTGAGCCTCGTAGACGTCAAGGTTCTCGACCACTTCATCGTCGCCGGCAACACCCCGCCGCTCTCCTTCGCCGAACGGGGCTTGCTATAAAATTCAATAAACCCCTTGAAACGATTAAGCACTTTTGGTTATACTTGTGGGCTCTCTTCTAGCGAATTCTGGAGCACCATCATGGCGCGTGTCTGCCAAGTAACGGGTAAAGGCCCGATGGTTGGGAACAAGGTTTCCCATGCCAACAATAGAACCAAACGCCGTTTCCTGCCGAACTTGCAGTACCGTCGTTTTTGGGTCGAATCTGAAAACCGCTTCCTGCGCCTGCGCGTTTCCAACGCCGGTCTGCGCCTGATCGACAAGAACGGTATTGACTCCGTCCTCGCCGACCTGCGCGCCCGCGGCGAAGTCTAATAAAGAAGGAAATATAAAATGGCTAAAGGCGGTCGCGAAAAAATCAAGCTGGAATCTACAGCTGGCACCGGTCACTTCTATACCACCTCCAAGAACAAGCGCACGACGCCTGCCAAACTGGAGTTCATGAAGTACGACCCGAAGGCTCGTAAGCACGTTGCTTACAAGGAAGTCAAGCTGAAGTAATTCAGCTTCTCCAGAGCATTCGACAAACCCGCCTTTCGGCGGGTTTTGTTTTTTCAGGCCGGCTGTTTCTGCCGGAAAAGCAATGCGGCATAAACCACGATGCCGGCGAAGACCAGGACAGACCAGTTGGCCATCGACAGGCCTAGAAATTCCCAGTCCCGGCTGGTGCAGAAGCCGGTAGCCAGGAACATCGACGGCCATTCCATGCCCAGCCAGTCGACCAGACGCTCGATAATGTTGGGATCGGTGAAGCTGCATTCCGGTGCCAGATGCGGAAAAGCCTGCATCCAGGTCTGGTAGCTGGCGACGCCAAAACCAAGCACGGCAAGGGCACCCGCCAGCGCGACCCACAACATTCGTCCGGCCGGCCAGATGAAGCCAAGCAGGCCGACAATGCCGATCACGATGTAGAGCAGGCGCTGAAAAATACAGAGCGGGCAAGGGGCCAGACGCAGCAGCGTCTGTAGCTCCATGCCAACCGCAACGAGTCCCAGGCAGCCCAGGCCCAATGTCGCGAACCAGGCCCTAGTGGGCACTTTTAACCAATTCATTTAAGGCAATTCCTCGAGTGACAAACAGCCGGGATTCTATGCCATCGCCAGCTAGACTTGAAATTTTGGCCTTTTTTCCGGTTGACCGTAAGAAACGCCGCAAAGGCACAGGGTGGTGGACCGCTGCCCGGCAGGTGGTTAAGATTGGCGGATGAATACACGCATCCTGCTAGTCGAAGACGACGAACGCCTGGCCGAACTGACGGCCGAATACCTGACCAAGAACGACATGCAAGTCAGCATCGAGCCGCGCGGCGACACCGCCGAGGCGCGCATTCTGGCCGAGCAGCCCGACCTGGTCATTCTTGACGTGATGCTGCCCGGCAAGGATGGCTTTGAAGTCTGTCGTGCCGTCCGGCCACAGTATCGCGGCGTGATCCTCATGCTGACGGCACGCGACGAGGACTTCGACCAGATTCTCGGCCTCGAAATGGGCGCCGACGACTACATCGCCAAACCCGTCCAGCCACGCGTCCTGCTCGCCCGCATCAAGGCCCTGCTGCGGCGCCTGCCGACGGCCGGCGAAGCCAGTGGCAACAGCGAATCCGAGAGCATGGTCTTCGGCCAGTTCAAGATCAGTCAGGCGACACGCACCGCTTCGCTGAACGGCCAGACAATCGATTTGACGACAGCCGAGTTCGACCTGCTCTGGCTGCTCGCCTCGCATGCCGGTAACGTGCTGTCGCGCGACGACCTGTTGCAGGAACTGCGTGGCATCGGTTTTGACGGACTGGATCGTTCCATCGACGCCCGCATTTCCCGCCTGCGCAAGAAGCTGAACGATGATCCTGAGAACCCAACGCGCATCAAGACCGTGCGCGGCAAGGGTTACCTTTTCAGCAAGCATGACTGGAACTGATCCCCAGGCCGGGGAACCCAGCCCGAAAGAACACAACCAGGGTCTGGCCCGCTCGCTGATCCGGGTCGCCCTGCCGCGCTGGCGCGGCAAGCGCTACAGCCTGTCCAAGCTGTTCTTCAACTTTTACCTGCTGGCCATGGGCTCCTTCGTTGCCATTGCCTTCACCGCCGATTTCGTCATCTCCACCGCCCAGCGCGGCATTACGGACGACTACGCACGTCGTTTCATGCGCGGCACGATCACCCTGATCGAGGACGAACTGTTCCGTCAGCCACGCCGCGAGTGGCAAAAGCACCTCAAGGAAATCGACAACAAGTTTTCCTACAAACTGGGCATCGTCGAGCGCATGAGCCTCGACCGCATGCTGACGCCGAGCCAGGTCATCAAGCTCGACGCTGGCGACATCGCCATCGACCACGACGGCGACATCATGTATCACCGTCTCGGCACCTCCAGCCAAGTGCTGGTGGTCGGCCCGCTCGCCGCCAACCGCAACCCGGAACTGAAGGACCGTCTGCCGCTCGAACTGCGGCTGCGCCTGCTGACCTGGAGCTTGATCGGCCTTATTTTCGCGGTCGCCCTGTGGTTCTGGATTCGCCCGGTCTGGCGCGATCTCGAAGGTCTGCGCCAGACCGCGCTCGATCTCGGCGATGGCCATTTCGAGGCCGTCTCGCCGCCCGTCCGCACCCAACTTTTCGCCCCGCTCTCCGACACAATGAACAGCATGGCGGAACGTATCCGTCAGTTGCTCGCCACCCACCGCGAGCTTTCCTGCGGCATTTCGCACGAATTGCGCACACCGATCGCCCGCATGCGTTTTGCCCTCGAAATGCTCTCCGAAACCGAGCTGCGAGAAGAGCGCGAACGCCTGTGGGCGATGATGGAAGCCGATCTCGACGAACTCGACCAGCTCATCGACACCAGCCTGACCTATGCCCGTTTCGAACGCGAGGCCCCGGAGGCGCATTTTTCCAGCGTCAAGCTGGCCGAATGGCTGACCGACGAGGTCGATTCGGTCCGCCTCCTCGGCCGCCAGCTCGAGGTCACGGTCAACACGAAAAACCTGCCGGAAAACCTGTTTGTGGACCTCGACCGCAAGGCCATGCCCTACGCCCTGCGCAACCTGCTGCGCAACGCCTTCAAGTACGCCGCCAAGCGGATTTCGGTCGATGCCGAACTGGTCGGCGACAACATGCGGATTCACGTCGACGACGACGGCATCGGCATCCCGCCCGAAGAGCGCGAACACATCTTCTCGGCCTTCACCCGCCTCGACCGTTCGCGCGACCGGTCTACCGGTGGCTACGGCCTCGGCCTGGCCATCGCCCGTCGCGTGCTCGAACTGCATGGCGGCACCGCCACCGCCGACGCCTCACCGCTCGGCGGCGCCCGCTTCACGCTGACCTGGAAAGCCCGCCAATAGGCGATTTCGGTAGCGTCACAAAGCGTCACACAAGATCAAAACCTGTTACCTCTGAGCCACGCTTGTGCCACAGACGCCGGACCGGCGCGTCCCTAGAATGCGAGGCATGGAAGCAAACCAATCCCACCAAGAGGACAACGAGGAAATGATCAAAATGAACATCAAACAATTTATCGAAGCCACCCGCCAGTACCTGTTCGAGCTGGCCACCGCCCAAGTCCAGCCGGCATTGGCCCCAATTCCCGTCCGCGCCGATCGCTAATGGCCTTTGCGGACAACCTGCCGATCAGCGAATCACTGGGTGTCTTCATTGGCATTACAGGATTCGACTGGCTGTCGGAAGGTCAGGCTGAACCGCTCAAAGCCGCTGTTACCGCTGTTGCTGCCGGCGCATTCATCGCCGTTGCCCGCTACTGGTTGAAGAAACACCGAAAAGACTGAACCGTTTTACCCTCCTCTCGAATTTCCCCCGATTCGAGAAACTCCCTGTTACCCCGCCCTCGTGGCGGGGTTTTTTTTGCCTTCGCTATAATCTCCCGCCAACTGCCGAAGCGCCGAAGCGCCGCCAAAGTCTTTATCCACCACTCCGAACGCGGGAAGTCAGATAATGTCCAACTCGCCTTTTGGCGGTAACGCAGCAAGGTCATCATTCCCGACCAGTGAAAACATCCTCAACCGGTAACCGCATGACGCAAGCCATTTTTCCCGCCACGCCCTTGTTGACAGGCACCGATGCCGAACAGAAGCGCCGGCAGATCCTCGACTACTTTCACGCCACCTTCGACCGCTACGAGCAGTTGTTCGAAGTGCTGACGTGCGACGAGGCTTACTACGTCAAACCGATTGCGCTGCGTCACCCGCTGATTTTCTACTTCGGCCACACCGCTACCTTTTTCATCAACAAGCTGGTCCTGGCCGGCTTGATCGAGCAGCGCATCAACCCGGGTTTCGAGTCGATGTTCGCCATCGGCGTCGATGAAATGAGCTGGGATGACCTCAGCGAGCAGCGTTACGACTGGCCGCGTGTGGACGAAGTGCGCGCCTATCGCCGGGCCGTGCGGGCGACTGTGGCGCAGTTGATCGAGAGCTTGCCGCTGAACCTGCCGATTGGCTGGGAAGATCCGTTCTGGATCATCGTCATGGGCATCGAGCATGAGCGCATCCACCTCGAAACCTCTTCGGTGCTGATCCGCCAGCATCAGCTCAAATACGTGCAGAAACATCCGGCCTGGACGCCCTGTCGCGAAAGCGGTATTGCGCCGGAGAACACGCTGGTCGACATTCCGGCGGCTGAACTGCGCCTCGGCCGCGAACGCAGCGACCCGAAAATCTACGGCTGGGACAACGAATTTGGCCGCCACGAGGCGTCGACCGCAGCCTTCCAGGCCAGCCGTTATCTGGTGTCGAATCGCGAGTTTCTCGCCTTCGTTGAAGCCGGCGGCTACGCCGACGATTCACTATGGCCGGAGGAAGGTTTGGCGTGGAAGAAATTCGCCAAGGCCGAGCATCCGACTTTCTGGATCAAGGATGGCGGGCAATGGCGCCTGCGCCTGATGCTCGAAGAAGTCGCCATGCCCTGGGACTGGCCGGTCGAAACCAATTACCACGAGGCCAAGGCCTTCTGTAACTGGAAGGCACGCACCAGCGGCCAGGCTGTCCGTCTGCCGACCGAGGACGAGTGGCAGGCACTCCGCCGGTTCGCCGGAGTCGCTGATTTGCCCGACGACCTGCCAGCCAACCTCGGCCTAAGCCACGAGGCGTCGAGCTGCCCGGTCAATCGCTTCGCGCACGGCCCCATGTTTGATGTCATCGGCAATGTCTGGCAATGGCTGGAAACACCGATTTACCCATTCGCCG
It encodes:
- a CDS encoding disulfide bond formation protein B yields the protein MNWLKVPTRAWFATLGLGCLGLVAVGMELQTLLRLAPCPLCIFQRLLYIVIGIVGLLGFIWPAGRMLWVALAGALAVLGFGVASYQTWMQAFPHLAPECSFTDPNIIERLVDWLGMEWPSMFLATGFCTSRDWEFLGLSMANWSVLVFAGIVVYAALLFRQKQPA
- a CDS encoding c-type cytochrome, with translation MKPFAPIAALCLLAFASASQAADPNLGRNLAATCANCHGTNGNAIKGSGMDALAGMEKAKILQKLAEFKSGDKPASIMHQISKGYTDGQLDLIAGYFAAQK
- a CDS encoding FCSD flavin-binding domain-containing protein, with the protein product MMLMKRRDFLKVGAAAGAMASLYGCAGGSKASGHVVVVGGGYGGATVAKYLRMWSEGSVQVTLIERNPTFISCPISNLVIGGTKTMEDITISYDGLKSKWGVRVVQDDVVAVDAAKKTISLKAGGAMSYDRLVLSPGVDFMFDQIPGLNNADAQSKILHAWKAGAQTVALRKQLESMKDGGTYAIAIPKAPYRCPPGPYERACLVANYFKQSKPKSKVVILDANEDVMSKKGLFTKAWSDLYKGMIEYRNNSEVKDVEVATNTAVLEFDKFKADVLNVIPPHRAGDIAAKSGIKLINNRWVDINWLSMESTSTPGIHVLGDAIFPAPTMPKSGHMANQHGKLAAAAILNQLAGLEPNPEPVVMNTCYSFVDAKNVIHVSSVHQYDAATKTVQPVKGAGGVSAARNELEGKVAMGWAKNIWADMLT
- a CDS encoding c-type cytochrome, with translation MKRVAIQIAGAVLAAVCSMPVLAAEAVDLARAEEIVSGRCFLCHGLEGESASPVFPRLAGQHGDYIAKQLADFKSGKRNSDTMKPQAEELTPAEMKALGAFFQAKVVGPRAARDQELLAVGKFVFNRGNQFTGLPACSTCHGAKGLGTPQLPRLAGQHPRYIEDQLKQFNKRERTNDNAVMHTIASKLSELETHAVAEYIATLD
- the dut gene encoding dUTP diphosphatase, with protein sequence MHQIDVKILDNRLHETPPHYATPGSAGLDLRACIEAPIHVAPGQTTLVPTGMAIHLADPGLAAMILPRSGLGHKHGIVLGNLVGLIDSDYQGELMVSVWNRSSVTFTLNPLDRIAQLIIVPVLQVGFNIVEDFDASHRGEGGFGSTGHA
- the radC gene encoding RadC family protein, encoding MAITDWPEGERPRERLLAHGPEALSDAELLAIYLRVGVRGKSAVDLARDLLQRFDGQLGTLAEASLTELASVSGIGMAKAAQLKASFELARRALSQDMATRDSFTSPGKVRDWLRLKLASRGHEVFMALWLDAQNRLLKADELFSGTLTQTSVYPREVVKAALANNAAAVILAHNHPSGIAEPSRADEMLTRSLKDALSLVDVKVLDHFIVAGNTPPLSFAERGLL
- a CDS encoding c-type cytochrome, with amino-acid sequence MFRFSKPLFVFALFSASTAAIAFENYQGVGRPATAAEVKAWDIDVRPDFKGLPKGSGNVERGNELFEEKCASCHGSFGESNEVFTPLAGGTTKDDIKAGNVKGLSSGELPQRTTFTKVATISTVFDYIQRAMPWTAPKSLKPDEVFAILAYLLNLQEIVPADFVLSDKNIGEVQKLLPNRNGMTTDHGLWPGAPAKKGGIGNGGKPDTANKACMKNCKPEVLIGSTLPEYARTAHGELRDQNRSFGPVRGTQTLGPEAAKKAADAGTLELATKSGCMACHGLKSKIVGPGYNEVVARYKDQTDAESRLIAKVKAGGQGVWGSIPMPPNGHIKDEDLTTLVKWILSGSK
- a CDS encoding ArsR/SmtB family transcription factor: MDETLDETLQVFEQVAHYFGLLADPTRLRILSCLCAEERPVHEVVEKIGLTQANISRHLNILYRAGVVDRRREGSSVMYRVIDPNFVDICRTVSISVASRDLGDELGVSPVNCSTDVN
- the rpmG gene encoding 50S ribosomal protein L33 — its product is MAKGGREKIKLESTAGTGHFYTTSKNKRTTPAKLEFMKYDPKARKHVAYKEVKLK
- the soxC gene encoding sulfite dehydrogenase; its protein translation is MSEEQVKAVGSGRRDFLRKSFLAAGAALAAPMAARAASEGDINILENPAWTTSLGLPVATNPYGMPSKYESQLLRRESPGLARVGGASVSFAPLQGLFGIITPSGLHFERHHQGWHDIDPSKHRLMVNGSDDSLLKKAKVYTLDELMRLPSVSRIHFIECGANTGLEWGNVAVPTVQYTHGMLSCSEFTGVPLKVLLEDCGVDYKKARYVLAEGADGSSMTRTIPMEMVESGEVFVAYGQNGEMLRPENGYPLRLVVPGVQGVSWVKWLRRIEVGDKPYATKDEAVHYIDLLPSGQHRQYSSIQEAKSVITTPSGGQTLLDKGFYNVSGLAWSGRGKIKQVDVSFDGGVNWQTARLEGPIQNKALTRFNTNWVWDGSPAILQSRAIDETGFVQPSYGQLRAVRGTKSIYHNNAIQSWKVVESGEVSNVQVL
- the coaBC gene encoding bifunctional phosphopantothenoylcysteine decarboxylase/phosphopantothenate--cysteine ligase CoaBC; the protein is MELQGKRIVLGVTGGIAAYKAAELVRLLGKQGAEVQVAMTEGATHFVTATTFQALSGKPVYLDQWDARMPNAMAHIDLSRQADLILVAPASADFLARITHGMADDLLATMVLARDCPLLVAPAMNRQMWENPATQRNVAQLQADGVQMLGPASGEQACGEVGAGRMLEPEEILEEVIAFFTPKLLAGRKVLITAGPTFEAIDPVRGITNLSSGRMGYAVARAARQAGAEVTLVSGPVGFSAPQGVDRVNVQSALDMHAAVMARAATSDIFIGVAAVADYRVANAAEHKLKKDSGGIPPIELIENPDILAEVAALANGPFCVGFAAESRNLEEYAQTKRRKKNIPLIAGNLIQDGFGGDDNRLVLFDDAGVHPLTPAPKAVLARQLIEHIATLTGKH
- the rpmB gene encoding 50S ribosomal protein L28, with the protein product MARVCQVTGKGPMVGNKVSHANNRTKRRFLPNLQYRRFWVESENRFLRLRVSNAGLRLIDKNGIDSVLADLRARGEV